The following are encoded in a window of Flavobacteriales bacterium genomic DNA:
- a CDS encoding AAA family ATPase, producing MIKRIISIQNVGRFTSLGAESGNQGEFSKLNVIYARNAEGKSTLCDVLRSLTLNDPSYVIGRKRFGVGLTSKVEILFNRGSNAKAEFSPHGWSVQPEVERPRILIYDERFVLDNVLVGHQVDTSQRRSLFGLVIGAHALALEEQVRAAGEEQTRATNNKSIAERTASDLAPDGWALEAWRKLPAIEGIDDLIRQKEESYQRAKTTALNQSAIKSRASLAVLNLPDVPAALETTLATTLEGTATEALEQVKRHLERHPNVDMDWLKRGYNDGQNAECPYCAQAVSASDVVKLYSGVFNDALRNQQQQLTDLEGTIRKGFGEVARMTLKQCIEKHDLDRSWWKESGGLTFDLTSPPNPEALINQMSDVEACALAAIGRKRQDPNHAVTLTATEQAALTAWKASVVELSPYLDAIASANAAIKEHQSGTTTTSLTRLEVELSQLKATKTRHMTTAVDAIARLTTAEQAKVQADNNKRTANEALKKESVRVFSEYGTRINEYLKAFGVEFRIERTGVNFTGGQPSGEIVLALHGHEIKTSATEAADPSKPSLSNTLSSGDKSTLALAYFLSMLDGETAKADSVVVFDDPFHGQDSSRRQRTIERIKEVASTFGQTLVLSHDLDFAREVERIHVDGVRSFILRHKGNSTLSPVDLLSLATKPHIKDYLTLQEFAGNPSNDDDRCRTVVRAMRQALEGYYRVKYPSQFNSKDYLGDMVGKIRDARPDSPLAASKAVAESLGQVNDYSKTHYHSDMDSNPIDSAELLAYIRQALSIIHR from the coding sequence ATGATCAAGCGCATCATTTCCATTCAGAATGTCGGGCGTTTTACAAGCCTGGGCGCCGAGTCCGGAAACCAAGGAGAGTTCTCTAAGCTGAATGTCATCTACGCGAGGAACGCCGAAGGGAAAAGCACGCTTTGCGATGTGCTTCGCTCGTTGACCCTGAATGATCCGTCCTACGTCATTGGGAGAAAGCGATTCGGTGTGGGATTGACCAGCAAGGTGGAGATCCTGTTCAACAGGGGGTCAAATGCCAAAGCCGAATTCAGCCCCCACGGGTGGAGTGTGCAGCCCGAAGTTGAAAGGCCAAGGATTCTGATCTACGACGAGCGTTTCGTGCTGGACAATGTTCTGGTCGGCCATCAAGTCGACACAAGTCAACGACGAAGTCTATTTGGACTGGTTATAGGTGCACATGCACTTGCTTTAGAAGAACAGGTGAGAGCGGCTGGCGAGGAACAGACCCGGGCGACGAACAATAAGTCGATTGCCGAACGGACGGCGTCTGATTTGGCCCCAGATGGTTGGGCACTCGAGGCGTGGCGGAAGCTGCCCGCTATCGAGGGTATCGATGACCTCATCCGACAAAAGGAAGAGAGCTACCAGCGGGCGAAGACAACAGCACTCAACCAGAGCGCCATCAAGTCACGAGCATCCCTGGCTGTTCTTAACCTTCCTGATGTGCCAGCCGCCTTGGAAACGACACTCGCAACAACCCTTGAAGGGACCGCGACCGAGGCCTTGGAGCAAGTGAAGCGACACCTTGAGCGCCATCCGAACGTGGACATGGATTGGCTGAAGCGCGGCTATAATGATGGTCAGAACGCCGAATGTCCTTACTGTGCCCAAGCAGTGTCGGCGTCGGACGTGGTAAAGCTCTATTCGGGCGTGTTCAACGACGCATTGCGCAACCAGCAGCAACAGTTGACTGATCTTGAAGGCACTATTCGCAAAGGGTTTGGTGAGGTGGCCCGTATGACGCTGAAGCAGTGCATCGAGAAACACGACCTTGATCGATCATGGTGGAAGGAATCCGGTGGCTTGACGTTCGACCTCACGTCTCCGCCGAACCCCGAAGCTTTGATCAACCAGATGAGCGATGTCGAGGCTTGTGCATTGGCTGCGATCGGTCGGAAGCGGCAAGACCCGAACCATGCCGTGACCCTTACTGCTACGGAGCAAGCCGCACTCACGGCCTGGAAAGCAAGTGTAGTCGAGCTCAGTCCGTATCTGGATGCCATCGCGAGCGCGAACGCTGCGATCAAGGAGCATCAATCCGGCACCACGACAACAAGCTTGACCAGACTCGAAGTCGAGTTGTCTCAGCTCAAGGCCACGAAAACGCGGCACATGACTACGGCGGTTGATGCTATTGCTCGTTTGACTACGGCAGAGCAGGCTAAGGTGCAGGCGGATAACAACAAGCGGACGGCGAACGAAGCCTTGAAGAAGGAGTCGGTCCGTGTCTTTTCCGAGTACGGCACCAGGATTAATGAGTACTTGAAGGCTTTCGGAGTGGAGTTCCGGATAGAGCGCACGGGGGTGAATTTCACCGGCGGTCAGCCTTCAGGTGAGATCGTCCTTGCGCTCCATGGGCATGAGATCAAGACTTCCGCAACCGAAGCTGCCGATCCCAGCAAACCGTCGCTTTCCAATACGCTCAGTAGTGGTGACAAGAGCACGCTCGCGTTAGCGTATTTCCTTTCCATGCTGGACGGCGAGACGGCCAAAGCCGACAGTGTAGTGGTCTTCGACGATCCCTTCCACGGCCAGGATAGTTCACGACGGCAGAGAACGATTGAACGGATCAAGGAAGTAGCGTCCACATTTGGTCAGACGCTTGTTTTATCGCACGATCTGGATTTCGCCCGCGAGGTGGAGAGAATCCATGTCGATGGAGTACGTTCCTTCATACTTCGACACAAAGGGAATTCAACCCTTTCACCTGTTGACTTACTCTCCTTAGCTACAAAGCCACATATCAAGGACTACTTGACCCTTCAGGAGTTTGCAGGGAACCCGTCGAACGATGATGACCGTTGCAGGACAGTGGTCCGGGCTATGCGTCAAGCCTTGGAAGGGTACTACCGAGTGAAGTACCCAAGTCAGTTCAATAGCAAGGATTACTTGGGTGACATGGTTGGAAAGATTCGCGATGCACGGCCAGACTCACCCCTCGCCGCCTCAAAAGCTGTGGCAGAGAGCCTGGGTCAGGTCAATGACTATTCCAAGACCCATTACCACTCCGACATGGATAGTAATCCCATAGACAGCGCCGAGTTGCTGGCTTATATCAGGCAGGCGTTGTCGATCATCCATCGGTAG
- a CDS encoding DUF2130 domain-containing protein produces the protein MPTQAQAQINCPKCGTPVDVNKVLYDKVQAEIGQQYERTMEQEREKLATEQKKLADQMRQLDDQVKTTVEQQLAKAKKEQEESIRKSIASEHEEGVKALQKELEQKSVQVRELNQTKALLAQAQREKDELADKINAEAQAKLNETLKQEKAKIAKAEADKQELVVKEKDELIKSLSAQMEEMKRRAEQGSMQSQGEVQELAIEEWLRNAFPLDEVEEISKGVRGGDCIHRVRDRSGHELGAIYYESKRTKHFQAPWIAKLKQDMQAAKTHIGVIVTEAMPDGMDRMGQREGLWICTYDEFKSLCYVLREMILQVGTAVAAQENKGDKMAMLYNYLTGSEFAMHIEAIVGSFRKLKGDIASERRAYERIWNEREKNLDLVISNTAQM, from the coding sequence ATGCCAACACAAGCCCAAGCCCAGATCAACTGCCCCAAGTGCGGCACCCCCGTGGACGTGAACAAGGTGCTGTATGACAAGGTACAGGCTGAGATCGGTCAGCAGTACGAACGCACCATGGAGCAGGAGCGCGAGAAGCTCGCCACGGAGCAGAAGAAGCTGGCGGATCAGATGCGCCAGTTGGATGACCAAGTGAAGACCACCGTCGAGCAGCAACTGGCGAAGGCGAAGAAGGAACAGGAAGAGAGCATCCGGAAGTCCATCGCCAGCGAGCACGAGGAAGGCGTGAAGGCCTTACAGAAGGAGCTTGAGCAGAAGAGCGTTCAGGTTCGGGAACTGAACCAGACCAAGGCACTGCTGGCTCAGGCGCAACGCGAGAAGGATGAGCTCGCAGACAAGATCAACGCGGAAGCGCAGGCGAAGCTGAACGAAACGCTGAAGCAGGAGAAGGCCAAGATCGCCAAGGCCGAAGCGGACAAGCAGGAGCTTGTGGTCAAGGAGAAGGACGAACTGATCAAGTCGCTCAGCGCGCAGATGGAAGAGATGAAGCGCCGCGCGGAGCAGGGCTCCATGCAGTCGCAAGGTGAAGTGCAGGAACTGGCGATCGAGGAGTGGCTGCGCAACGCCTTCCCCTTGGACGAGGTGGAAGAGATCAGCAAGGGTGTGCGTGGCGGCGACTGCATCCACCGCGTGCGCGACCGGTCAGGGCATGAACTCGGGGCCATCTACTACGAGAGCAAGCGCACCAAGCACTTCCAAGCGCCGTGGATCGCCAAGCTGAAGCAGGACATGCAGGCCGCGAAGACGCACATCGGCGTGATCGTTACCGAGGCCATGCCCGATGGCATGGACCGCATGGGACAGCGGGAAGGCCTTTGGATCTGCACGTACGATGAGTTCAAGAGCCTGTGCTACGTGCTGCGCGAAATGATCCTGCAGGTGGGTACCGCCGTGGCCGCGCAGGAGAACAAGGGCGATAAGATGGCCATGCTCTACAACTACCTCACCGGCTCGGAGTTCGCCATGCACATCGAAGCCATCGTGGGCAGCTTCCGGAAGCTTAAGGGCGACATCGCCTCGGAGCGCCGCGCCTACGAACGCATCTGGAACGAACGCGAGAAGAACTTGGACCTGGTGATCTCCAACACGGCGCAGATGTAA
- a CDS encoding type II toxin-antitoxin system MqsR family toxin — MPTPDEVEAFLREFHARMKVWDVVFRDDRAKNVEALVVLGIVPKARERMLAELSVSDFSEGPMKDSLNSGPDLWVFGKELKEHEVYIKVTLGMQKQGPVFCISFHPSEHTMTFPFKSANP, encoded by the coding sequence ATGCCCACACCGGACGAGGTCGAAGCCTTCCTGCGAGAGTTCCACGCCCGGATGAAGGTCTGGGACGTGGTGTTCCGCGACGACCGGGCGAAGAACGTGGAGGCGCTGGTGGTGCTGGGGATCGTACCGAAGGCACGAGAACGAATGCTGGCAGAACTGTCCGTTTCGGACTTCAGTGAAGGACCCATGAAGGACTCGCTGAATAGTGGACCCGACCTGTGGGTCTTCGGCAAGGAGCTGAAGGAACATGAGGTGTACATCAAAGTGACCCTGGGCATGCAGAAGCAAGGCCCGGTGTTCTGCATCTCCTTCCATCCGAGCGAGCACACTATGACGTTCCCTTTCAAAAGCGCCAACCCATGA